The sequence ACCTGGCAGGCGCTGGTCAGCGGGATGCTCTCCTTCTAGGAACCGCCCGCCGGCTGGTGATCGGAGCCTGACTTGTTCCGTGTCAGGAAAGACCAGCCCAACGGGGGCGGCTGGCACCGAGCATTTCCCTGTGTAGATGGCAGGCTTCGGGTGTCCGGGACAGACCGCTCGTGCCCGAGAGTGTCCGGTGGAACCTGCCCAGGTGTACCCCGAGCGCCATCCTTCAAGAGCATGAGAGCCCGCCCGGCGGACTACCGGGCGGGGCTATGTGGCGGTGGCTACTGGGGCTCCAGCAGCCGCACGTTGGCGGCCTGGGCGCCCTTCGGCCCCGACGTCACGTCGAACTCGACGGTCTGCCCCTCATCAAGTGAGCGGTAGCCGGTCGACTGGATCGCGCTGAAGTGCACGAAGACGTCTTCGCCGGACTCAGGGGCGATGAAGCCGTAGCCCTTGTCGGCGTTGAACCATTTCACGGTCCAGGGCCAGCAACGACAGACTGGTCAACGTCCATGAATGGACCGGCTGGGGAACCAAGCTGCACCGGGATGCATTGGAAGATGGCCAGCCTGTGTAGAACGCTCGATGGCATCCGACCCCGACAGGC comes from Actinomycetota bacterium and encodes:
- a CDS encoding cold-shock protein gives rise to the protein MKWFNADKGYGFIAPESGEDVFVHFSAIQSTGYRSLDEGQTVEFDVTSGPKGAQAANVRLLEPQ